The segment GTGTGACGTAAGAGGATACTATGCATGGTCATTGATGGACAACTTTGAATGGGAACATGGATACACTGCTAGATTTGGTCTTTACTATGTTGACTTTGTCAATGGTCTCAAACGTTATCCAAAAGACTCGGTGAAATGGTTTAAGCGGTTCCTTAATAGATCGATTggagagaaaaaagaagagCAAGTGAAGGAGAAGTCACGTGCCGATGGGAATAAGACTCTGCATGAGCAAGTAGGTTTTGAAGAATCAGTAGGATTTTTTGTATCTTTCATGGCAGCAAATCAATCGAGGAGAGATGTGGAACAAAATCGATGCTCGTATGATTCTCCTTATAGCCGTTTTGGTGTTTTGAAGGGAATAGAAGAGCCATCATcattttattgattttagaaCCCCTACGGTTAATATGTTGTATTACTTAGAATTTCATCCatgatatttttaaacatttttctgAAGGAAATAAATGATTAGAAGCGATAAATACTTTGatctttaaaaattttaaaaatttactacGTTCAGTCATTTTATTGCTAACAAGTTGTTCATCATCGTACCACAATCTCTTTTATCACAACTTCAACTTGTCCATATACTAAAACCTTGGATCATATGATCTGACAtggtttttatttctttcttttttgtcaacaaaactTATCGCTTGTTCAAAACACCGGACCAAAGTCGAAAACGACAGCATATCCGAGGTAAAATACTATTAAGTACACCAGAAAGAAACAAAGTCGAATCTATGTTTTTActtacaatataatttttttttcttcagttcaAATAGAGCCAAACTCACTGCACTCCAATTTTCGAAGTAGGCAAACTGGTCCTGAAACGTGACCAAgtgtctttctttctttctctccacGAGTTGGCGAAAACCTATTGACTCCcacttttaaatttgttttcatgCAACATAGTATATACGTGTAAGTATCAGAGAAAACTAGTTTTGCGTTTctagtttgtatttttattgattagtCGCTTactttgattaattatttattttgattaaaagtagAACACTTTGATTAATCACAGCTaagcaagcaaaaaaaaaatcaaactatttatagataaactttaatttacaattatttttagcATGTCGGAGTTAGGCAAAgtattatcaaaagaaaaacaagtacGAAAGTCTAACACGTCTGAGGTATGCCAacattttttatacaaataatataatattattatgttaatTTAGAAACATATATTTCAAGATTAGCTAGAGAGCTATGCTACGCGTCGAGAATGATTTGTTGTTGAACAAATCGAGTACACCTGCGGAAACAAACAGTAAGAGAAGAGGATTCACTGGCGGTAAAGGCGGAATCTCAGCTCTACACAACGGACAGGTCGACATCTCACAGAACCATGTATCGATACAGTCTGCATGGAAAGAGTGAAGACAAATCGCCAATCTTCTCATCTCGTCTCCTTCATCTGCCTCTTGCATGCACACGGCGCAATACGGCGGAGAAGAATGATCGTCCACCGTCTTTATCCCCTGGTTCTTGCGGAACGTGAATTTGCGGTGGCGACGCCATGGACGGGTGACGAATCTTAGGAAGAGACGAAGAGAGAAGACGACGAAAATGGAAACGGTGATGACTTCGCAGAAAGTAAACACAGATTGAGCTATCATCAttcaaggagaaaaaaaaacaagcgaTTGAAGAAGGAACAAAGAAGATCTTAATGCCATGTATGAACGTAGTAGTTCCCTTGATAAAATTGACGGTCGTGATTTGATATAgcgatatttttaagttttgtttgacGGTAGGAACTGGCTACAAGTTTGATAAAGTGTTGGCTCTGAGCACTAGGTTTTTCATGTCATCAAGTAAATCCATGATCATAATAGCAAGTTTAATGTCTATGTCAACTGACTAGGAAACTTGATTAATAAGTCAACTGAGCCTGACAAGTTCCTAACAAAATGTTATTGTTACAACGAAAATGTGGTTATATAATCATAAAGGGAACACGTTATATGTAGAGATACTTGCATTACATAAACACAAATTTGTAAACCTAATTACGTATACGACAAGGCATGTGAAagtctctgttttgttttgttcggCGATAACTAGTCTGCGATGTCGACGTAGGCAACCAAACAGTGATAGTAATTAATAACTATACCAAACACTGTTTGTATGAAACGAGCACAAGCTTCATTCGCCTTGTCAAGTTTcagatgaaaatatatttttaacttccTCGAAAACCTCCTCGCTCGGTTTTGCAGCATTGATCTTGAGTAAACAAACAAgcaaaaaaaagaggaaaatatGTGATGGTAATGAATAATGatcatggagaagaagaagaagaaccaaagCCTAACCTTTCGAAGTTTCCCTTTAGATTCGTAGTAGCTAACAATAGGGAGGGTAGATTCTACAAATACTTTAAATCTCTTCTTTATCGTCTCAAGATTATCATCTTCTCTTCCCTTTCATAACTACGACACATCTTTGGTTAAACGAGAAACGTACCCGAACTagatatatatatcatcattttTCAGTTAAAGAAACCAACCTGGTTCCTGTTCATAATGCGCTTCTCTAGTTCTTCTTCAGGACAAtcaaagaataaaacaaaagcAGGCTCGATTCTAGCCTGTTCAATTCCACAAAAACAAGTCAGGCTTGATTATACTCTTAAAAGGGATTTAAAGAGACTGAAGATATGAACCCTTACaacattttcaaatattatgcGGTTTTCTTCATTGCGAGGGAAACCATCAATGAGGAACTTATCATTGCCACTTTCCTCCATAGCTTTACACAAAAGTTTTACAGTGATCTCGGACGGTACAATTCTACCCTCAGCAATCATGCTTTGGATCATGGCTCTGAAACAATCCACACAGATAGAAAGACCATATGATTCTATGAGCTAAAACAAACTAATGGACTttttcattacaaaaaaaaaacacatcataCAACATCCAATTATGGATATTATTATTCAGTAATAAGTTTGAGACATGAAAGCTCACTTACCCAAATTGAGAACCAGACCTAATCTCTGCTCTGAGAAGATCACCAGCACTCAAATGGGTATAGCTAAAGTGCTGAACAACATTAGCACACTGAGTACCTTTTCCACTTCCAGGACCACCTAAACTCAAAACCATTCAACACCACAGATTCAACTTTCAAGCGTGATTAGGGAGAGATTAATTAAAGCATTTTAAATAAGAGTGGAATTACTACCCAACACAAAAACCACTGTTGGTTTCCTAAACCTAGGACTTTCTTCATGCTTGTCCTGTAACCCAAAGATATCTCTGAATTTGAAGCAGAAGTGACAATTAAATTGGGTATACAGGCGAGAAAGATACCTTAATAGCAGCATCAACAGGAGTGTCCATGATAATATCCATTACCTTTGATCCACTGGTTGCATGTTCATACCAAATATACTAAAAGCTAGCCCCGTCACTGGATACTACCTGGAAAACCGAAAGGCGATGCGAAGGTGAATCCTCAGACAAGTCCAGATGAAGGTTCGAGAAAACAGAGGAGAAGaaagtgaggaagaagatgaaagtcTTTGTTGAACTTCCACCGTTTTGTCTACTGTTGGAAACGGTACGCAGTTTGTTAACTAAATGGCGCGCATTCCTCTATTTCTATAAGACATACAAACGTCCCAAACGGTCTGTTATAAAACGGCTCGCAGTCTACTACTATCCCCGAAGTAAAACGGCAGGACGTTTTCAAGTAGAAAttgaaagtttatatattttacaaacgTCTCAACATGGTCAGTATCTGATGATATGATGATGATTATACATACAAAGAAATATCCAAACTTTATAAAACACGCGAAGTTAATAGTTTTCCAATCACAAAAAAACATCatcagacacacacacacacacacacacacacacactcgcACACTTCAGCTTTATTCATCGCACCCAAGCAACTGCATCAATCTCATCTCTCGCTTTCTTATACAACTCTAGCCTCTGCGCGCACTCTACTCTCCTCCCCATCAATGCCGGATCTTCATCTAGCAACAGCCCCAACTGTTTCCCCTGTAAAACCATAACATATTAAACCTTTGAATCCAAAACACACTCGgaaacaaattttattatttagtttatagTCTTTAATTTACCTCTCTCTTGCTAATCTGACTGTAGAAGTAATTGAGCAACGCGTGCTTAGCCTGTCTAACCTGACAGTAAACGCAAGCTTTCGGGATAGTGTTGCGAAGCGTGTCCGAAACCATACCGACGTACGCAGACACGTTCGATGCTATCCTTCTGAAATGTCCATCTCCGTACAGGTCTTGCGTTGCTGGGGAGGGAGAAGAAGCGGTTTGGTTGTTTTTGCTGTTGGCTACTACTGCAGATCTTTCCATTTCTTGAGGAAGTTTCCTGAAGAACTCAGCTGTCAGATAAGCAGACTCCATCTCCACGAGTCTAATAACCGACTTCTTGCTCTCTTCCCTGAACTTCTCCAACGAGGTGTTGGCTGCTGCAGCTAGCTCCACTTGAAGCGAAGGGAAACGCTTTAGCTCCTCGGTTTCTGCTATTGACTTCCTCACAAGCTCTTTCAAGACAAAGTGAACCTGTTGCACCAAACTCGTTACGTTCTTGTCGATAGATAAAACACTGAAGGGTGTGTAGAAGGAACTTACAGCGTCAACAGAAGCTTCAGCTGGACCTCTGAAGTAACCTAGCGCACCTTCGATAAGACGGCGATAACCCTGTTCAGGTGCAATCAAGTGAGGCTGATAACCATCTGCTTCAGAGACGATTCTCTTCACGCTTTGTAGAGAAAGATGGCGGTCGAAAGGAAGCTTTTTAAGAGCGGCTGGAAGCTGGTTGTCGAAGACTCCGTAGATACGGTCACCTCCAGGACGCCTAACAAAACGttttaacattattaataaGCAAGCAACTGGTGGGAAATTTTCAACAGTAAAAGAAGATATGTTTACCCTCCATCAAGATGTTCCTTGAAGATCTTATCGAATGCACGGCACATCTCCAGTATAGTGTATAGCTGAGCCtgagagtgagagtgagagtgagagtGAGACCAATAGATTAAAGCACACagcaaagaagaagagaaatggTTTCATATACTCACCCCAGCATCAACTGCAACAGGCCTACCCAATCGGTCTAACTCTCTTTCAAGCTCCTCGATGCTTTTGTTTATTAAGGATAGGATGCTTGGGATACGAGACCTGATCACAGACTCCAGGTGCTGCAtgaataaaaaagaatttagaaccaaatcaaattaaaaagaagTGTATGATAAAAAACATCAAGAGTACCTTAGAGAGCAGCTTTGCGAGATATTCTGAACCCATCTTGCTGGCTAAGTGACCATAGTCAGGACTGGTGTCAAAatactctctttcttttcttcttgcaAGCATCATGTCAGCATTCCTATTAATATCTGCTTGCGAACGGTTCACTATCCCAACCCAAGGATGTTGCAGCCTGTATGATCTTCCCTCTAGAACCTTATTAAGACAAGTATTACTTTATGTTAGGACCAACATTTAGCTTACCGAAGATAATACATGTCATGTAATGTAACACTCAAAAGGAACAGATAAAGAAGTTGCTTACTTCTAATGCGTTAGTTCCTTTGTCCATCAGGTCTAACTTGGTAAGAACACCAAATGTTCTCTCCCCTGGGACGATGAAAAgactttattttattatcaaaagACAATATAGTTGCTGCAAGAAATAAATAATCCAATTACAACAGAGCAGTAAACGAACCTGTTGGATCTACTTCTTTTGCGAGCTTGATTGCATCCGATGTAGCTATGTCTTGGTTGGCAGGAGATATAGCTAGTATGATACAGTTGGGCTGCAAACAAACATAACttaccaataaaaaaaaaacatccttATAATTGTA is part of the Raphanus sativus cultivar WK10039 chromosome 5, ASM80110v3, whole genome shotgun sequence genome and harbors:
- the LOC108860686 gene encoding RING-H2 finger protein ATL5; the protein is MMIAQSVFTFCEVITVSIFVVFSLRLFLRFVTRPWRRHRKFTFRKNQGIKTVDDHSSPPYCAVCMQEADEGDEMRRLAICLHSFHADCIDTWFCEMSTCPLCRAEIPPLPPVNPLLLLFVSAGVLDLFNNKSFSTRSIAL
- the LOC108836207 gene encoding phragmoplastin DRP1E, encoding MTTMESLIGLVNRIQRACTVLGDYGGGTGDNAFNSLWEALPTVAVVGGQSSGKSSVLESIVGRDFLPRGSGIVTRRPLVLQLHKTEEGTEEYAEFLHLPKRKFIDFALVRKEIQDETDRITGKSKQISPVPIHLSIFSPNVVNLTLVDLPGLTKVAVEGQPESIVEDIESMVRTYVDKPNCIILAISPANQDIATSDAIKLAKEVDPTGERTFGVLTKLDLMDKGTNALEVLEGRSYRLQHPWVGIVNRSQADINRNADMMLARRKEREYFDTSPDYGHLASKMGSEYLAKLLSKHLESVIRSRIPSILSLINKSIEELERELDRLGRPVAVDAGAQLYTILEMCRAFDKIFKEHLDGGRPGGDRIYGVFDNQLPAALKKLPFDRHLSLQSVKRIVSEADGYQPHLIAPEQGYRRLIEGALGYFRGPAEASVDAVHFVLKELVRKSIAETEELKRFPSLQVELAAAANTSLEKFREESKKSVIRLVEMESAYLTAEFFRKLPQEMERSAVVANSKNNQTASSPSPATQDLYGDGHFRRIASNVSAYVGMVSDTLRNTIPKACVYCQVRQAKHALLNYFYSQISKREGKQLGLLLDEDPALMGRRVECAQRLELYKKARDEIDAVAWVR
- the LOC108861926 gene encoding probable UMP-CMP kinase 1 isoform X2 encodes the protein MDIIMDTPVDAAIKDKHEESPRFRKPTVVFVLGGPGSGKGTQCANVVQHFSYTHLSAGDLLRAEIRSGSQFGAMIQSMIAEGRIVPSEITVKLLCKAMEESGNDKFLIDGFPRNEENRIIFENARIEPAFVLFFDCPEEELEKRIMNRNQGREDDNLETIKKRFKVFVESTLPIVSYYESKGKLRKINAAKPSEEVFEEVKNIFSSET
- the LOC108861926 gene encoding probable UMP-CMP kinase 1 isoform X1 gives rise to the protein MDIIMDTPVDAAIKDKHEESPRFRKPTVVFVLGGPGSGKGTQCANVVQHFSYTHLSAGDLLRAEIRSGSQFGAMIQSMIAEGRIVPSEITVKLLCKAMEESGNDKFLIDGFPRNEENRIIFENVARIEPAFVLFFDCPEEELEKRIMNRNQGREDDNLETIKKRFKVFVESTLPIVSYYESKGKLRKINAAKPSEEVFEEVKNIFSSET